The following proteins are encoded in a genomic region of Peptococcus niger:
- the speE gene encoding polyamine aminopropyltransferase: MQLWFTEPHTDTVQLSIKVDRQLHSEISDFQRIDVFESFAFGRFLTLDGYMMLTERDEFIYHEMITHVPMAVHPQVRRVLVIGAGDGGVLRELGRYPEIDRIDMVEIDQRVVEVCKEYLPQTAVGFEDPRIHFYFEDGLKFVRAPEGVYDLIIVDSTDPFGPGEGLFTKEFYGNCFKALKEDGIMVNQHESPFYPEDARAMQRAHKRIVESFDHARVYQVHIPTYPSGHWLFGFASKKYHPVRDLDAARWNARGLTTRYYNTNLHQGSFYLPNYVQRLLEAVEDE; the protein is encoded by the coding sequence ATGCAGCTGTGGTTTACCGAACCGCATACCGATACGGTGCAGCTGTCCATTAAAGTGGACCGGCAATTGCACAGTGAAATAAGCGATTTTCAACGCATCGACGTCTTTGAAAGCTTTGCCTTCGGTCGCTTCTTAACCCTGGATGGCTATATGATGTTGACCGAACGGGACGAATTCATCTACCATGAAATGATTACCCATGTGCCCATGGCCGTTCATCCCCAGGTGCGTCGTGTGCTCGTCATCGGCGCCGGAGATGGAGGGGTCCTGCGTGAATTGGGCCGTTATCCGGAAATTGACCGCATTGATATGGTGGAGATAGACCAACGGGTGGTGGAAGTCTGCAAAGAATACCTGCCCCAGACCGCGGTAGGCTTTGAGGATCCGCGCATTCATTTTTATTTTGAAGATGGGCTGAAATTTGTGCGCGCGCCGGAAGGCGTCTACGACCTGATTATCGTCGATTCCACCGACCCCTTCGGTCCGGGTGAGGGGCTCTTTACCAAAGAGTTTTATGGCAATTGTTTTAAGGCCCTTAAAGAAGACGGGATAATGGTCAACCAGCATGAAAGCCCCTTTTATCCGGAAGACGCCCGCGCCATGCAACGGGCCCATAAACGCATTGTGGAAAGTTTTGACCACGCCCGTGTCTACCAGGTCCACATTCCCACCTACCCCAGCGGGCACTGGCTATTTGGGTTCGCTTCTAAAAAATATCACCCGGTCCGGGATTTGGATGCGGCGCGCTGGAATGCTCGCGGCCTGACCACCCGGTATTACAACACCAACCTGCACCAAGGCAGCTTCTATTTGCCCAATTATGTGCAGCGCCTTTTGGAAGCGGTGGAAGATGAATAA
- the speB gene encoding agmatinase, with the protein MNKLQLEPSTFIACDASWETAETILFGAPFDGTTSFRPGTRFGPAAVRLDSDGLETYSPYQDKDLEDIAVMDSGDLALPFGDTEAALEMITERTESILAAGKRPFMIGGEHLVTLGAMRAVVAYHSEVEVLHFDAHADLRDDYLGVSLSHATVMRRVSELISPDRLHQFGIRSGTREEFTYARAHTDFHPFTVTAVADLAKTLGNKPVYLSLDMDVLDPSIFPGTGTPEAGGITWRDLLGALLALRGLNIIGMDVNELSPHYDPSGVSTAVYGKTIREMLLLVD; encoded by the coding sequence ATGAATAAATTGCAGCTGGAACCATCAACCTTTATTGCTTGTGATGCCAGCTGGGAAACGGCTGAGACCATCCTTTTCGGTGCCCCCTTTGACGGCACCACCAGCTTCCGTCCCGGCACCCGGTTCGGCCCTGCAGCAGTGCGGCTGGACAGCGATGGCTTGGAAACCTATAGCCCCTATCAGGACAAGGACCTGGAAGATATCGCCGTCATGGACAGTGGCGATTTAGCGCTCCCCTTTGGCGATACTGAAGCCGCACTGGAGATGATCACAGAGCGGACGGAAAGTATTTTGGCAGCGGGAAAACGGCCTTTTATGATTGGCGGCGAGCACTTGGTGACCTTGGGCGCCATGCGCGCCGTTGTAGCCTACCATTCAGAAGTAGAGGTGCTCCATTTTGACGCCCACGCTGACTTGCGTGACGATTATTTGGGCGTGTCCCTTTCACATGCCACCGTTATGCGCCGCGTCAGTGAGCTGATTTCACCGGACCGCCTGCACCAGTTCGGCATTCGCAGCGGCACCCGGGAAGAGTTCACCTACGCCCGCGCCCATACAGACTTTCACCCCTTTACCGTAACCGCCGTAGCGGATCTGGCAAAGACCCTGGGCAATAAACCTGTCTACCTCAGCCTGGATATGGACGTCTTAGACCCGTCCATATTTCCCGGCACCGGTACCCCTGAAGCCGGCGGCATCACCTGGCGTGACCTGCTCGGTGCCTTACTCGCCTTGCGTGGTTTAAATATCATCGGTATGGACGTCAACGAGCTATCCCCCCACTATGACCCTTCCGGCGTCTCCACGGCCGTTTACGGCAAAACCATTCGCGAAATGCTGCTTTTGGTGGATTAA
- a CDS encoding LysR family transcriptional regulator, with the protein MRIEQLHYLLELYRTRSFSKAAENVFITQPSLSTAISGLEDELGVKLFERLRSGVYPTPMGEAVVKIASELVNCEARIYEAVRAAQPPDKIRLMTIPAISFGVLLELMTSFQKDYPEVNLELKEFPPQIITDAVVDELTNVPGTFALVPIQPKTCEEVLAQLARDNITSTHIFSDNFVAHMSGKHPLASKDVISIDDFLAYPSIELNLLTKTPDNTAYNRLYMMGNTVGRRRLKERTHIEVDSLAHVKHLMLSTGTHVVALPRLIASGDRDYESGDIIWRPFVNGDDLSVDYYLIYSSLYPLKPIEKGFLNAIVAYFDQLSIAK; encoded by the coding sequence ATGCGCATAGAGCAATTGCACTATTTACTGGAATTATACCGGACCCGCTCATTTTCCAAAGCGGCCGAAAACGTTTTCATCACCCAGCCCTCTCTTTCTACAGCCATCTCCGGCCTGGAGGACGAGCTTGGGGTCAAACTCTTTGAACGCTTGCGCAGTGGCGTTTACCCGACGCCCATGGGTGAAGCAGTGGTGAAAATCGCCTCTGAATTGGTCAATTGTGAAGCGCGGATCTATGAAGCTGTGCGGGCTGCCCAACCGCCGGATAAAATTCGCCTGATGACGATTCCGGCCATCTCCTTTGGGGTCCTGCTGGAGCTGATGACTTCCTTCCAAAAAGATTATCCGGAAGTGAACCTGGAGCTTAAAGAATTTCCACCTCAAATCATCACCGATGCAGTAGTGGACGAATTGACCAATGTCCCCGGCACCTTTGCTCTAGTGCCCATCCAACCGAAAACGTGCGAAGAAGTTTTGGCCCAATTGGCACGGGACAACATTACTTCTACCCATATTTTCAGCGACAACTTTGTGGCCCACATGTCCGGTAAACATCCGCTGGCCAGCAAAGACGTCATCAGCATCGATGATTTTTTAGCCTATCCCAGCATTGAATTGAACCTGCTCACCAAGACCCCGGACAATACCGCCTATAACCGTCTGTACATGATGGGCAATACGGTCGGCCGCCGGCGCCTTAAAGAGCGCACCCATATTGAAGTGGATTCGCTGGCCCACGTCAAGCACCTGATGCTCAGCACCGGCACCCACGTCGTTGCCCTGCCCCGACTGATTGCTTCAGGCGATCGCGATTATGAATCTGGCGATATTATCTGGCGTCCCTTTGTGAACGGCGACGACTTATCCGTCGATTACTACTTAATTTACAGCAGCCTCTACCCCTTGAAACCCATTGAAAAAGGTTTTTTAAATGCCATCGTGGCCTACTTCGACCAGCTGAGTATCGCCAAATAA
- a CDS encoding aminotransferase class I/II-fold pyridoxal phosphate-dependent enzyme, with protein MDQEQMPILAALEELKVNRVVPFDVPGHKRGRGNPELTAFLGDQCVSVDVNSMKPLDFLCHPVSVIKAAEDLAADAFQAAHAFLMVGGTTSSVQAMVLSALSPGDAIILPRNVHKSVINALMLVDAKPVYINPQTHPRLGISLGMQVEDVRRAIAAHPEAKAVLVNNPTYYGICSNLPALVEMAHAADMLVLADEAHGTHFYFGEDMPVAAMHVGADMAAVSMHKSGGSLTQSSILLTGPNVNADYVRQIINITQTTSGSYLLLSSLDISRRNLAVRGKDIFRRVLQEADYARSEINAIGDYYAYGPEIIDGDAVYDFDRTKLSVNTLELGLAGIEVYDILRDDYDIQTEFGDLGNLLAYLSFGDRPKDVERLVAALAEIRRRFRRPGQDMFDQEYISPVVTMTPHRAFYAAKESLPLAETEGRICAEFVMSYPPGIPILAPGETITEEIIRYIVYSKDKGCSLTGPEDMAVEHLNVIKEG; from the coding sequence ATGGACCAGGAACAGATGCCCATTTTGGCGGCATTGGAAGAATTAAAGGTGAATCGGGTTGTTCCCTTTGATGTGCCGGGGCATAAACGCGGCCGCGGTAATCCGGAACTCACTGCTTTTTTAGGTGATCAATGTGTCTCCGTAGACGTTAACTCTATGAAACCCTTGGATTTTCTGTGTCACCCCGTATCGGTCATCAAGGCGGCTGAAGATCTGGCTGCCGATGCCTTTCAGGCTGCCCATGCCTTTCTGATGGTGGGCGGAACGACCAGCTCCGTGCAAGCCATGGTTTTGTCCGCCTTGTCGCCGGGAGATGCGATTATTTTACCGCGGAATGTCCATAAAAGCGTGATCAATGCGTTAATGCTGGTTGATGCAAAACCGGTGTACATTAACCCGCAAACCCATCCTCGCCTGGGCATTTCCTTGGGGATGCAGGTGGAAGATGTCCGCCGTGCCATAGCAGCCCATCCGGAAGCCAAGGCTGTTTTGGTGAACAACCCCACCTATTACGGGATTTGCTCAAACCTACCCGCCCTTGTGGAAATGGCTCATGCGGCAGACATGTTGGTCTTGGCTGATGAAGCGCACGGCACGCATTTTTATTTTGGTGAGGATATGCCAGTAGCGGCCATGCACGTGGGGGCGGATATGGCGGCGGTATCTATGCATAAGAGCGGCGGGTCTCTGACCCAAAGTTCTATTTTACTGACTGGTCCCAATGTGAACGCAGATTACGTTCGGCAAATTATCAACATTACCCAAACAACGAGCGGCTCCTACCTGCTGCTTTCCAGTCTGGACATCAGCCGCCGGAATTTGGCGGTGCGGGGGAAAGACATTTTTCGCCGGGTCCTCCAGGAAGCTGACTACGCCCGGTCGGAAATTAACGCCATAGGGGATTATTACGCTTACGGACCGGAAATCATTGACGGCGATGCGGTTTATGACTTTGACCGGACCAAGCTGTCGGTCAATACCCTTGAGCTGGGGCTGGCGGGCATTGAAGTATACGATATTTTGCGGGACGATTATGATATTCAGACGGAATTTGGCGATTTGGGCAATCTTTTGGCCTACCTTTCTTTCGGTGACCGGCCGAAAGACGTTGAGCGCTTGGTGGCTGCGCTGGCAGAAATTCGCCGGCGCTTTCGGAGGCCCGGCCAGGACATGTTTGACCAGGAATACATCAGTCCTGTGGTGACGATGACCCCCCATCGGGCCTTTTACGCTGCTAAAGAATCTCTTCCTTTGGCAGAGACAGAGGGACGGATCTGCGCCGAATTTGTCATGAGCTATCCACCGGGCATTCCAATCTTGGCCCCCGGCGAAACCATTACCGAAGAGATTATTCGTTACATCGTTTACAGTAAAGACAAGGGCTGCTCCCTGACCGGCCCGGAAGACATGGCGGTGGAGCACTTAAACGTTATTAAGGAGGGCTAA
- the ilvA gene encoding threonine ammonia-lyase — translation MSNPTFNFEAAARRIRQMLLPTPIIESSYFSTATNNHIFLKPENLQRTGAFKIRGASNKIFSLSDEERAHGLVTASAGNHAQGVACAAAFAKARAVVVMPETTPLIKVKRTKALGAEVRLVGTTYDDAAAEAMRLAKEEGLTMVHPFDDLAVIEGQGTIALELLRDLPDLDAILVPVGGGGLIAGIAACIASHKTDCWVIGVEPKNAASMRAAIRSGARVTLDDVSTIADGTAVKEAGVETYALCRRFVDDWLVVDDYELMEAFTETVEQHKLVVEPSGLLSVAAARKLPFANKQVACILSGGNVDMLMVASMINKGLRSRDRIFKFYLDLPDRPGELHRFTGILADLRANVISISHDRYSLTKRFSNIHVDVTVSTNGHRHVQEIKQALTQAGYTVHDVIE, via the coding sequence ATGTCCAATCCAACCTTTAATTTTGAAGCGGCGGCCCGACGCATTCGCCAAATGCTTCTACCTACGCCGATTATTGAGTCCTCCTATTTTTCCACTGCGACCAACAACCACATTTTCTTAAAACCTGAAAACCTGCAGCGCACCGGTGCCTTTAAAATTCGCGGCGCCAGCAATAAAATCTTTTCCTTAAGCGATGAAGAACGCGCTCACGGACTGGTCACCGCTTCTGCCGGGAACCACGCCCAGGGCGTTGCCTGTGCCGCAGCCTTTGCCAAGGCACGGGCGGTGGTGGTCATGCCCGAAACAACACCACTCATTAAAGTCAAGCGGACCAAAGCTTTAGGGGCTGAAGTGCGGCTGGTCGGCACCACTTATGACGATGCCGCTGCAGAAGCGATGCGGCTGGCCAAAGAAGAAGGCCTGACCATGGTCCACCCCTTTGACGACTTGGCGGTCATTGAAGGACAAGGCACCATTGCCTTAGAATTGCTCCGCGACTTACCGGACTTGGACGCCATTCTCGTCCCGGTTGGCGGCGGCGGTTTAATTGCCGGGATTGCCGCCTGTATTGCCAGCCATAAGACCGACTGCTGGGTCATTGGCGTCGAACCGAAAAACGCCGCTTCCATGCGCGCGGCCATCCGCTCCGGAGCCCGCGTTACCCTAGACGACGTTTCCACCATCGCTGACGGCACCGCCGTTAAAGAAGCCGGGGTGGAAACTTATGCCCTCTGCCGCCGGTTCGTCGATGACTGGCTGGTCGTTGACGATTATGAGCTGATGGAAGCCTTTACAGAAACCGTTGAGCAGCACAAACTGGTCGTGGAACCGTCCGGCCTGCTCTCAGTAGCGGCCGCACGCAAGCTGCCCTTTGCCAACAAGCAGGTCGCCTGCATCCTTTCCGGCGGCAATGTAGACATGCTCATGGTGGCATCCATGATCAATAAAGGCTTGCGCTCTCGTGACCGCATCTTTAAGTTTTATCTGGACCTGCCCGACCGTCCCGGCGAACTGCACCGGTTTACCGGCATCCTGGCCGATTTGCGGGCCAACGTCATTTCCATCTCCCATGACCGTTACAGCCTAACGAAACGCTTTTCCAATATTCATGTAGACGTCACCGTTTCCACCAACGGCCATCGCCATGTTCAAGAAATTAAACAGGCCTTGACTCAGGCAGGCTATACCGTCCACGATGTCATCGAATAA
- the thiE gene encoding thiamine phosphate synthase: MNPNHLRLYAITDCDHLTGDALIAQTEALLAGGVTMLQLRDKNRSREAVRPDALALRDLCHRYKVPFIVNDDVELAREIDADGVHLGQDDAALRLARLKLGPDKIIGISAHNLEEARAAQNGGASYLGCGAVFTSPSKDAASLDHNLLKNICDTVDIPVVAIGGINGDNMAQLEGLGCAGAAVISALYHTSDPLETAKALRAQVEAVFGAVETDRPTALVIPLDRVLCDTHTVWAALAETYLNGVGKEAGPDLASILRPRTLAGAAAYIKHNYSVPDGITQMLYEFEYDLDEYYRREASLQPGAKALLETCRDHQVPVLAISDAPLDLMTQLADRTGCAESITAMASTAESHQDRDDATFYTQAAAQLEADPQTVWVIEDHINGLRSAHRADCVTIAIQADGQSDQEWALLQAEADITVNHLDDLLNLLNNAL, encoded by the coding sequence ATGAATCCCAACCATCTGCGTTTATACGCCATCACCGATTGCGACCACCTGACCGGCGATGCCCTCATCGCCCAAACCGAAGCCCTCTTAGCCGGCGGCGTGACCATGTTGCAGCTGCGCGATAAAAATCGCAGCCGTGAAGCCGTCCGGCCGGATGCCCTTGCCCTGCGCGACCTGTGCCACCGCTACAAGGTCCCCTTTATCGTTAACGATGACGTCGAATTGGCGCGAGAAATTGACGCCGATGGCGTCCATCTTGGCCAAGATGACGCTGCCTTACGCTTAGCCCGGTTGAAGCTCGGCCCGGACAAAATTATCGGCATTTCCGCCCATAATCTTGAAGAGGCCCGAGCCGCCCAAAACGGAGGCGCCAGCTACTTAGGCTGCGGCGCTGTCTTCACAAGTCCCAGCAAAGACGCCGCCAGCCTGGACCATAACCTGCTTAAAAATATTTGCGACACCGTAGACATTCCCGTTGTTGCCATCGGCGGCATTAACGGCGATAACATGGCCCAGCTGGAAGGCCTGGGCTGCGCCGGCGCCGCCGTTATTTCAGCCCTGTACCACACAAGTGACCCGCTTGAAACCGCAAAAGCCTTGCGTGCCCAAGTAGAAGCCGTTTTTGGCGCCGTGGAAACAGACCGGCCCACCGCCCTGGTGATTCCGCTTGACCGTGTCCTGTGCGATACCCACACCGTGTGGGCCGCCTTAGCCGAAACCTATCTGAACGGCGTTGGCAAAGAGGCCGGCCCCGATTTGGCCAGCATTTTACGCCCCCGTACCTTGGCCGGTGCCGCCGCCTATATTAAACACAACTATTCTGTACCGGATGGCATTACCCAAATGCTCTACGAATTTGAGTACGACCTGGACGAGTATTACCGCCGCGAAGCAAGCCTCCAGCCCGGCGCCAAAGCCTTGCTAGAAACCTGCCGCGACCACCAGGTCCCCGTCCTCGCCATCTCCGATGCCCCCTTGGACCTGATGACCCAACTGGCTGACCGCACCGGCTGCGCCGAGTCCATCACCGCCATGGCCTCCACCGCAGAAAGCCACCAAGACCGAGACGACGCAACTTTTTATACCCAAGCCGCCGCCCAACTGGAAGCCGATCCGCAAACCGTCTGGGTCATCGAAGACCACATCAACGGCCTCCGCTCTGCCCACCGCGCCGATTGCGTCACCATCGCCATCCAGGCAGACGGCCAAAGTGACCAAGAATGGGCCCTCCTACAAGCAGAAGCCGACATAACCGTAAATCATTTAGATGATCTTCTGAACCTACTCAATAATGCGCTATAA
- the speD gene encoding adenosylmethionine decarboxylase has translation MDNKLRLYGFNNLTKSLSFNIYDVCYARTEREQRDYVAYIDEQYNSERLTDILLHVTDMIGAHVLNVSSQDYDPQGASVTIMIAEEAMVPNLDGETVVAHLDKSHVTVHTYPEYHPENAIATFRVDIDVATCGEITPLSTLDYLIGSFDSDIITMDYRVRGFTRDVNGRKVFNDIAMTSIQDFIAPEILREYDAYDVNVYKINSFHTNMLIKDMRLQDYLFNTDVYEIPPTTRLEISDNLRKEMLDIFHGTNIY, from the coding sequence ATGGACAACAAACTGCGGCTGTACGGTTTCAACAATTTAACGAAGTCGCTGAGCTTTAATATTTATGACGTTTGCTATGCCCGCACGGAGCGGGAACAACGCGACTATGTTGCCTATATAGATGAACAGTATAATTCTGAGCGGTTGACGGATATTTTATTGCATGTGACCGATATGATTGGCGCCCATGTTTTAAACGTCAGCAGCCAAGACTATGATCCCCAAGGTGCCAGCGTGACCATCATGATTGCTGAAGAAGCGATGGTGCCGAACCTGGACGGAGAAACGGTGGTGGCCCACCTGGATAAGAGTCATGTTACAGTACATACTTACCCGGAATACCATCCGGAAAACGCCATTGCGACGTTTCGGGTGGACATTGATGTGGCCACTTGTGGTGAAATCACCCCGCTATCCACCCTGGACTACCTCATCGGTAGCTTTGATTCGGATATTATCACCATGGATTATCGGGTGAGGGGCTTTACGCGGGATGTCAATGGCCGCAAGGTCTTTAACGATATTGCCATGACCAGCATTCAGGATTTTATCGCCCCGGAAATTTTGCGTGAATACGATGCCTATGATGTGAACGTGTATAAGATCAACAGCTTCCACACCAATATGTTGATTAAAGATATGCGCTTGCAGGACTACCTCTTCAATACAGATGTCTACGAAATCCCGCCCACCACGCGGCTGGAAATCAGCGATAATTTGCGCAAAGAGATGTTGGATATTTTCCACGGGACCAATATTTATTAA
- a CDS encoding acetyl-CoA hydrolase/transferase family protein — protein MDFSQEYQEKLCTPAEAVKVVKSGDWVDYSQTCSIPVKLDAALAARHAELADVNIRSSITMQPLKVVEEGEGSFTYNPWHCSGMDRRYIDQGKAFFNPMMFRNVGSYYRKGYAPVDVLMLTVSPMDAYGNFSTGLTNCCVQDIVDVAKYIILEVNPNMPRVYGTTGDHIHISQVNCLVESDEAIPTAMAPAATEIDRKIAEYIFPELSDGMTLQLGIGGMPNALGALVAESDLKDIGMHTELMSDGYLTLYKAGKITNMKKEIDRGKGVFSIANGSRELYDFLNENQGIYSAPIGYVNHPETIKQFKNFVSINGCIAMDLYGQVCSESAGTRHISGTGGQLDFVTGTFECVNGKAFLAMSSTFKDKKGTVHSRILPKFTQGDIITTPRTQVPTIVTEYGMAHQVGLPTWMRAENIINIAHPDFREDLIQAAEAQGIWRHSNKR, from the coding sequence ATGGATTTCAGTCAGGAGTATCAAGAAAAACTGTGTACGCCGGCGGAAGCGGTGAAGGTGGTAAAAAGTGGCGATTGGGTTGACTACAGTCAAACCTGCTCCATCCCGGTTAAGTTGGACGCGGCTTTGGCCGCACGCCATGCGGAACTGGCAGATGTGAACATTCGCAGCTCCATTACCATGCAGCCGCTGAAGGTGGTAGAAGAGGGCGAAGGGTCCTTTACCTATAATCCCTGGCATTGCTCCGGGATGGACCGTCGCTACATTGACCAGGGCAAGGCCTTCTTTAATCCGATGATGTTCCGCAATGTGGGCAGCTATTATCGCAAAGGCTATGCGCCGGTGGATGTGCTCATGCTGACCGTTTCGCCGATGGATGCTTACGGCAATTTCAGTACCGGCCTGACCAACTGCTGCGTGCAGGACATTGTTGACGTGGCCAAGTATATTATTTTAGAAGTCAACCCCAATATGCCCCGCGTTTATGGGACGACAGGGGACCACATTCATATTTCCCAGGTGAATTGCCTGGTGGAAAGCGATGAAGCCATTCCCACTGCAATGGCGCCGGCAGCAACGGAGATTGACCGTAAAATTGCCGAATATATTTTCCCGGAGCTTTCTGACGGGATGACCCTGCAATTGGGGATTGGCGGCATGCCCAATGCGCTCGGTGCCTTGGTGGCGGAATCGGACTTAAAGGACATTGGCATGCACACCGAGCTGATGAGTGACGGCTATCTGACCCTCTACAAGGCGGGTAAGATCACCAATATGAAAAAGGAAATCGACCGCGGCAAGGGGGTCTTTTCCATTGCCAATGGGTCCCGTGAACTCTATGATTTCTTAAATGAAAACCAGGGCATTTATTCAGCGCCAATCGGCTATGTGAACCATCCGGAAACCATCAAGCAATTTAAAAATTTCGTTTCCATTAACGGCTGTATTGCCATGGACCTGTACGGACAGGTTTGCTCCGAATCGGCCGGGACACGCCATATTTCCGGGACCGGCGGGCAGCTGGACTTTGTCACCGGTACTTTTGAGTGTGTGAACGGCAAGGCCTTTTTGGCCATGAGCTCTACCTTTAAGGATAAAAAGGGGACGGTTCATTCACGGATTTTGCCGAAATTTACCCAGGGGGATATTATTACCACCCCTCGGACCCAGGTGCCGACGATTGTCACCGAATACGGCATGGCCCATCAAGTGGGCTTGCCCACCTGGATGCGCGCAGAAAATATCATTAACATCGCCCATCCGGATTTCCGTGAAGACTTGATTCAAGCCGCTGAGGCGCAGGGCATTTGGCGCCACAGCAATAAACGGTAA
- a CDS encoding TVP38/TMEM64 family protein, whose translation MDNRMRKRLRRLLLLLFIAALIFVGVLITRHFAPIFRSMQDAEAVRTWAENYGFIGRLIFIAGVAFQVLVAVVPAGPLEIAAGFAYGPVHGTLICTLGMVLGSALAFSLVKIFGNRFVDFFFDNNRLENYDFLTNPRKLHGLTFIFFLIPGTPKDALTYLLGLTPMTLLNFLIISNLARIPATLVSAMAGDAIVSGDYIKVTLLFLATSLLSVLGYIAYNRYQYRHRNTFRRHRR comes from the coding sequence ATGGACAATCGCATGCGAAAACGTTTGCGCCGACTCTTGCTTTTACTCTTTATCGCAGCCCTTATTTTTGTCGGCGTTTTGATCACACGGCATTTTGCGCCAATTTTTCGCAGCATGCAGGATGCGGAGGCCGTCCGTACCTGGGCGGAAAACTACGGTTTTATCGGCCGTCTGATTTTTATCGCCGGCGTGGCCTTCCAGGTCTTGGTCGCTGTGGTGCCTGCCGGGCCCTTGGAAATTGCCGCCGGCTTCGCCTACGGACCGGTTCATGGCACCCTCATTTGTACCCTGGGCATGGTCCTCGGTTCGGCCCTTGCCTTCAGCTTGGTAAAAATTTTTGGCAACCGTTTTGTCGATTTCTTTTTTGACAACAATCGGCTTGAAAACTACGATTTTCTTACCAATCCACGTAAGCTCCACGGCCTGACCTTTATCTTTTTCCTCATTCCCGGTACGCCAAAAGATGCCCTCACCTACCTGCTAGGCCTAACCCCCATGACCTTGTTGAATTTTCTCATCATCAGCAACCTGGCCCGCATTCCGGCCACCTTAGTCAGCGCCATGGCCGGTGATGCCATCGTCAGCGGCGATTATATAAAAGTCACCCTCCTCTTCCTCGCCACCTCCCTCCTCTCCGTCCTCGGCTACATCGCCTACAACCGGTATCAATACCGGCACCGCAATACCTTCCGCCGTCACCGCCGTTAA
- a CDS encoding GNAT family N-acetyltransferase, with the protein MLSGRKVLLEKPQIQDADVLQKWYLDKEFRLLYDGYRGNSLDMVMAEIKAGRDITDPHAERLNFLVRAKYNQEPIGVAAIMDIDRQNGHAAIAPGIADESKRLLGYGFDLMVVLCDTVFYDFGFRRVYMRVNDNNQLGLRSALSFGFQAEGQLRDHIFTGARYVDQWVVGLLKDEYEQLSVVKRWKARA; encoded by the coding sequence ATGTTATCAGGAAGAAAAGTACTGCTTGAAAAACCGCAGATTCAAGACGCGGATGTCCTGCAAAAATGGTATCTGGATAAAGAATTCCGTTTATTATACGATGGCTATCGGGGCAATTCATTGGACATGGTTATGGCTGAAATCAAGGCCGGTCGTGACATCACCGATCCGCATGCGGAACGGTTGAATTTTTTGGTGCGTGCCAAGTACAATCAAGAGCCCATCGGGGTGGCGGCGATTATGGACATTGACCGCCAAAACGGTCATGCTGCTATTGCGCCGGGCATTGCCGATGAAAGCAAGCGCCTCTTGGGCTATGGCTTTGACTTGATGGTGGTCCTCTGTGATACGGTATTTTATGATTTCGGTTTCCGGCGGGTGTATATGCGCGTTAACGATAATAACCAGCTGGGGCTGCGGTCGGCGCTGTCGTTCGGTTTTCAAGCAGAAGGACAGCTGCGCGACCATATTTTTACCGGCGCCCGCTATGTGGACCAGTGGGTTGTGGGCCTCTTAAAAGATGAATATGAGCAACTTTCTGTGGTAAAACGCTGGAAGGCGCGCGCTTAG
- a CDS encoding ECF transporter S component encodes MKNLSTQKLVVAGLLGAVCIVMGMTGLGMIPAPTPSGRATIMHIPVILAGILEGPLVGGLTGLIFGVYSFLTPTGVIPADPIVRILPRILIGLTSAWTFRALYKHRSLAAAMAGIVGTVTNTLGFLGLAVLIGYLPAKTLVLFIPQFFAELLIATVLVVILTKALARFIQIKES; translated from the coding sequence ATGAAAAACTTATCGACACAGAAACTGGTGGTGGCCGGTCTTTTAGGGGCGGTCTGCATTGTCATGGGGATGACGGGGCTGGGGATGATTCCGGCGCCAACCCCATCCGGGCGAGCGACAATCATGCACATACCGGTGATTTTGGCGGGCATCTTAGAAGGCCCCCTAGTTGGTGGGCTGACCGGCTTAATCTTTGGCGTATACAGCTTTTTGACCCCGACGGGCGTGATTCCTGCAGATCCGATTGTGCGCATTTTGCCGCGGATTCTTATTGGATTGACCAGTGCCTGGACCTTTCGGGCCCTGTATAAGCATCGCAGCCTTGCGGCGGCGATGGCCGGCATTGTCGGTACGGTGACCAATACTCTGGGCTTCTTAGGCCTGGCGGTGCTGATTGGTTATTTACCGGCAAAAACGCTGGTTCTCTTTATCCCGCAATTTTTTGCAGAATTGCTTATAGCAACAGTGCTGGTGGTGATTTTGACCAAGGCGCTGGCGCGGTTTATCCAAATCAAGGAATCATAA